In Janibacter alkaliphilus, the following proteins share a genomic window:
- a CDS encoding TMEM165/GDT1 family protein — MTAFLISTAVIFVAELGDKSQLMAMTFAARYRARDVLLAITGATLIVHLASVGIGFWIGDAFAEHQDWIAIIAGLAFVVFGLWTLRGDELTDEEADKARRAKGAAILAVGTAFFLAELGDKTMLATITLATREGWFGTWIGSTLGMVAADALAIAVGALLGRKLPERAITIGAAVLFFAFGAVLIAEGLGWIG, encoded by the coding sequence GTGACCGCCTTCCTGATCTCCACCGCCGTGATCTTCGTCGCCGAGCTCGGCGACAAGTCCCAGCTCATGGCGATGACCTTCGCCGCCCGCTACCGCGCCCGCGACGTGCTGCTCGCGATCACCGGCGCCACCCTCATCGTCCACCTCGCCTCGGTGGGCATCGGCTTCTGGATCGGCGACGCCTTCGCCGAGCACCAGGACTGGATCGCGATCATCGCCGGCCTCGCCTTCGTCGTCTTCGGGCTGTGGACCCTGCGCGGCGACGAGCTCACCGACGAGGAGGCCGACAAGGCCAGACGGGCGAAGGGGGCCGCGATCCTCGCCGTCGGCACCGCCTTCTTCCTCGCCGAGCTCGGCGACAAGACGATGCTCGCCACGATCACCCTGGCCACCCGCGAGGGATGGTTCGGCACGTGGATCGGCTCCACCCTCGGCATGGTCGCCGCCGACGCCCTGGCCATCGCCGTCGGCGCCCTGCTGGGCCGCAAGCTGCCCGAACGGGCCATCACCATCGGCGCGGCGGTCCTCTTCTTCGCCTTCGGCGCGGTGCTCATCGCCGAGGGCCTCGGCTGGATCGGCTGA
- a CDS encoding 1,4-dihydroxy-2-naphthoyl-CoA synthase: MSALDGVSETFDPEAWQEVPGFADLTDLTYHRATGEGAASGVVRIAFDRPEVLNAFRPHTVDELYRTLDHARRSPDVGVVLLTGNGPSPREGSSATTQGWAFCTGGDQRIRGRSGYQYAQDPGGDATAEGVDERRVKAEGGRLHILEVQRLIRTMPKVVIALVNGWAAGGGHSLHAVADMTLASREHARFKQTDADVGSFDGGYGSAYLAKQVGQKRAREIFFLGRPYTAEQMHDMGAVNMVFDHAELEAEALGVAREIMGKSPQAIRMLKFAFNLLDDGLMGQQVFAGETTRLAYMTDEAVEGRDQFLQKREPDWSPFPWYF; this comes from the coding sequence GTGAGTGCACTGGACGGCGTCAGCGAGACCTTCGACCCCGAGGCCTGGCAGGAGGTCCCCGGCTTCGCGGACCTCACCGACCTCACGTACCACCGGGCGACCGGGGAGGGCGCGGCGTCGGGGGTCGTGCGGATCGCCTTCGACCGGCCGGAGGTGCTCAACGCCTTCCGCCCGCACACCGTCGACGAGCTCTACCGCACCCTCGACCACGCCCGCCGCAGCCCGGACGTCGGCGTCGTGCTGCTCACCGGCAACGGCCCGTCCCCGCGGGAGGGGTCGAGCGCGACCACCCAGGGCTGGGCCTTCTGCACCGGCGGCGACCAGCGGATCCGGGGGCGCTCGGGCTACCAGTACGCGCAGGACCCCGGCGGCGACGCCACCGCCGAGGGCGTCGACGAGCGTCGGGTCAAGGCCGAGGGGGGCCGGCTGCACATCCTCGAGGTGCAGCGGCTCATCCGGACCATGCCGAAGGTCGTCATCGCCCTGGTCAACGGGTGGGCGGCCGGCGGCGGGCACAGCCTGCACGCCGTCGCCGACATGACCCTGGCCAGCCGGGAGCACGCCCGCTTCAAGCAGACCGACGCCGACGTCGGCTCCTTCGACGGTGGCTACGGCAGCGCCTACCTGGCCAAGCAGGTCGGGCAGAAGCGGGCCCGGGAGATCTTCTTCCTCGGCCGCCCCTACACCGCCGAGCAGATGCACGACATGGGCGCGGTGAACATGGTCTTCGACCACGCCGAGCTCGAGGCCGAGGCGCTCGGCGTGGCCCGAGAGATCATGGGCAAGTCGCCGCAGGCGATCCGGATGCTGAAGTTCGCCTTCAACCTCCTCGACGACGGGCTCATGGGCCAGCAGGTCTTCGCCGGCGAGACCACCCGCTTGGCCTACATGACCGACGAGGCCGTCGAGGGCCGCGACCAGTTCCTGCAGAAGCGCGAGCCGGACTGGTCCCCCTTCCCCTGGTACTTCTGA
- a CDS encoding VOC family protein, with translation MSDVCLADDMVDVRWIWLFLHHEVGEDGYRSARADAAWAFWAQQTGQQPSPARGTKGEFTTLVPAEGDGWIKLQRTGSGDGIHLDLVVEDVDAAAEEAVGLGATLVDRYARVRVLRSPGGFVFCFTDWDAEGRPSLQLRTGDELVDQACLDIPAPRYADEIAFWSTLTGWEAVQSTRAEFRALRRPESLPVRVLLQRLEDAAVDEPVTGHVDVACDDRAAATPRWEDAGADVVAQEAFWTVLRDPAGVPFCLTDRDPQTGLLPGPG, from the coding sequence ATGAGCGACGTCTGCTTGGCTGACGACATGGTGGACGTGCGGTGGATCTGGCTCTTCCTGCACCACGAGGTGGGCGAGGACGGCTACCGCTCCGCGCGTGCCGACGCGGCCTGGGCCTTCTGGGCCCAGCAGACCGGCCAGCAGCCGTCCCCGGCCCGCGGCACGAAGGGGGAGTTCACCACCCTCGTCCCGGCCGAGGGCGACGGTTGGATCAAGCTGCAGCGCACCGGGTCCGGTGACGGCATCCACCTCGACCTCGTCGTCGAGGACGTGGACGCGGCGGCCGAGGAGGCGGTCGGGCTGGGCGCGACGCTCGTCGACCGCTACGCGCGCGTCCGGGTGCTGCGCAGCCCGGGCGGCTTCGTCTTCTGCTTCACCGACTGGGACGCCGAGGGCCGCCCGTCGCTGCAGCTGCGCACCGGCGACGAGCTGGTCGACCAGGCGTGCCTGGACATCCCGGCGCCGCGCTACGCCGACGAGATCGCCTTCTGGTCGACGCTGACCGGCTGGGAGGCGGTGCAGAGCACGCGGGCCGAATTCCGCGCGCTCCGTCGACCCGAGTCGCTCCCGGTCCGGGTGCTGCTGCAGCGGCTCGAGGACGCCGCCGTGGACGAGCCGGTGACCGGGCACGTCGATGTCGCCTGCGACGACCGGGCCGCGGCCACGCCGCGCTGGGAGGACGCCGGTGCCGACGTCGTGGCGCAGGAGGCCTTCTGGACGGTGCTGCGCGACCCGGCCGGGGTCCCCTTCTGCCTCACCGACCGCGACCCGCAGACCGGGCTGCTGCCCGGACCCGGCTGA
- a CDS encoding MauE/DoxX family redox-associated membrane protein, whose protein sequence is MVDVLTWAAWTLTLAGGLLLAGAALGHLRDSAMLRATLAAQGLLPARQHALVSVTLGPVELGLAVALLLGWLLPLPLLARVAALATALLMAAFAGYLALLLRRRLGAPCGCFGSGTVSVTAVARAALIAPFALLAAVLGPAGPDLVTAASAVLVAAMLWVLPQISALSSERPPTAA, encoded by the coding sequence GTGGTCGACGTGCTGACCTGGGCGGCCTGGACGCTCACCCTGGCCGGCGGGCTGCTGCTCGCGGGCGCCGCGCTCGGGCACCTGCGCGACTCGGCGATGCTCCGGGCCACCCTCGCCGCCCAGGGTCTGCTCCCGGCACGCCAGCACGCCCTCGTCAGCGTGACCCTCGGGCCGGTCGAGCTCGGGCTGGCCGTCGCGCTGCTGCTCGGCTGGCTGCTGCCGCTGCCGCTCCTGGCGCGCGTCGCCGCGCTGGCGACCGCCCTGCTCATGGCCGCCTTCGCGGGCTACCTCGCGCTGCTGCTGCGGCGCCGCCTAGGAGCTCCCTGCGGGTGCTTCGGGTCCGGGACGGTATCTGTGACGGCGGTGGCCCGGGCCGCGCTGATCGCACCCTTCGCCCTGCTCGCGGCCGTGCTCGGTCCGGCCGGTCCCGATCTGGTGACCGCCGCGTCCGCGGTGCTCGTCGCCGCGATGCTCTGGGTGCTGCCGCAGATCAGCGCGCTGAGCTCCGAGCGACCCCCCACTGCTGCATGA
- the zwf gene encoding glucose-6-phosphate dehydrogenase: MGNSTPTTVVLFGATGDLARRKLLPGLLHLVKTGLLEQVQIVGTSLDDIDRDQFVEIAREAVHEFGDDSDVEAWPQFEPLLHWVRGSDGPQALRDEVLQIESEWEGQDPQRLHYLSVPPKAALSVVHELRDAGLVERSRIIMEKPFGTDLVSARSLNRQLHEVFDEEQIFRIDHFLGKEAAQNILAFRFANGLFEPIWHRSHIDHVQIDVPESLGLETRADFYEATGAYRDMVVTHLFQVMAFIALEPPTSLEPHAITEEKNKVFRSMKPIEPSDVVRGQYVGYRDIEGVAEESETETFIALKCFVDNWRWAGVPFYLRTGKRLSENARIISIAFKEPPQSMFPSGSGVGDHGPDHLTFDLADESRMSLSFYGKRPGPGMKLDKLSMQFAMHDTGWAGSVLEAYERLIYDAARGDRTLFTSAEGIERLWEISQPLLENPPVVRAYEQESWGPNQIHQLIAPFTWRLPFERRWRDPNSAGA; encoded by the coding sequence ATGGGTAACTCGACTCCGACGACCGTCGTCCTCTTCGGCGCCACCGGCGACCTCGCCCGGCGCAAGCTGCTGCCGGGGCTGCTGCACCTGGTCAAGACCGGGCTGCTGGAGCAGGTGCAGATCGTCGGCACCTCCCTCGACGACATCGACCGCGACCAGTTCGTGGAGATCGCCCGGGAGGCGGTGCACGAGTTCGGCGACGACAGCGACGTCGAGGCCTGGCCGCAGTTCGAGCCGCTGCTGCACTGGGTGCGCGGCTCCGACGGACCGCAGGCGCTGCGCGACGAGGTCCTGCAGATCGAGAGCGAGTGGGAGGGCCAGGACCCGCAGCGGTTGCACTACCTCAGCGTCCCGCCGAAGGCGGCGCTGTCGGTGGTCCACGAGCTCCGCGACGCCGGGCTCGTCGAGCGCAGCCGGATCATCATGGAGAAGCCCTTCGGCACGGACCTGGTGTCGGCCCGCTCGCTGAACCGGCAGCTGCACGAGGTCTTCGACGAGGAGCAGATCTTCCGGATCGACCACTTCCTCGGCAAGGAGGCCGCCCAGAACATCCTGGCGTTCCGCTTCGCCAACGGCCTCTTCGAGCCGATCTGGCACCGCAGCCACATCGACCACGTCCAGATCGACGTGCCCGAGTCGCTGGGCCTGGAGACCCGGGCCGACTTCTACGAGGCCACCGGCGCCTACCGGGACATGGTCGTCACCCACCTCTTCCAGGTGATGGCCTTCATCGCGCTGGAGCCGCCGACCTCGCTGGAGCCGCACGCCATCACCGAGGAGAAGAACAAGGTCTTCCGGTCGATGAAGCCGATCGAACCGTCCGACGTCGTCCGCGGCCAGTACGTCGGCTACCGGGACATCGAGGGCGTCGCCGAGGAGTCCGAGACCGAGACCTTCATCGCGCTGAAGTGCTTCGTCGACAACTGGCGCTGGGCCGGGGTCCCCTTCTACCTGCGGACCGGCAAGCGGCTGTCGGAGAACGCCCGGATCATCTCGATCGCCTTCAAGGAGCCGCCGCAGTCGATGTTCCCCTCCGGCTCCGGGGTCGGTGACCACGGGCCGGACCACCTCACCTTCGACCTGGCCGACGAGTCCCGGATGTCGCTGTCCTTCTACGGCAAGCGGCCCGGACCGGGGATGAAGCTGGACAAGCTGTCGATGCAGTTCGCCATGCACGACACCGGCTGGGCCGGCTCGGTGCTCGAGGCCTACGAGCGGCTCATCTACGACGCCGCCCGCGGTGACCGGACCCTCTTCACCTCCGCGGAGGGCATCGAGCGGCTCTGGGAGATCTCCCAGCCGCTGCTGGAGAACCCGCCGGTGGTCCGGGCCTACGAGCAGGAGTCGTGGGGCCCGAACCAGATCCACCAGCTCATCGCCCCCTTCACCTGGAGGCTGCCCTTCGAGCGGCGCTGGCGCGACCCGAACTCCGCCGGGGCCTGA
- a CDS encoding TM0106 family RecB-like putative nuclease produces MQIIQVPGTSPEVLLSASDLRRAAGCEHALLADLDVALDRRPAPEPVEDEVLARVAELGHAHEQRVLRALAAERPGAVRSAPRPEPTPEGYAAAHAQTLAWLADPAVDLVVQAVIAEPGFVGVADFLLRGEDGRWVVCDAKLARRESVEALLQVGAYADILQRGGVPVSPVLRLVLGDEDARETRLDDVLPVVRARRARLSELVTTHLQGPGAADLHDASVAACLVCDTCQAQLHGEDDVLLVAGVHAAQRTALAEVGVVTVGDLAALPQDTVVPGLRAQVRDRLRAQARLQLAAREAGTLTHEVVTPAALALPTPSPGDVFFDFEADPMWHEPGSRTWGLEYLFGCLTLEPDGSTAFTAFWAHDRRQEGAALRAFLDWLQQRRRRWPDLHVYHYSGYERSALLRLAARHGEGQEEVDGLLRDRVLVDLYATVKQSVRVGTGSYSIKQLEPLYMGDELRAADGVTGGGDSIVEYHRYVQALVDGDAVLAAERLEDIRQYNEYDCLSTLRLRDWLRARADEHQVADRPGGQGEDPDAAVEPPAERTEELLALVGDDPAHERSPQQQAVAMLAAAVGYHRREDKPYWWGHFDRLGSPVEEWAAGTDVLRGDRVEQLTEWVAPTPRSSPRRTLRVVGEDRGLSGRGLVAVYHDPPADVAQEGQVGAHRAVRLLAREEVIDPSGAELVAVTVEESAPRGTSGYPDLPVGLGPDAPPRADNIVTAISDVAQQVLDAQTGERTTPAPPNHRVPPHEPVLPPGPALDLLARRAPRTTAHQSDDATAELPRTGDDVADVRDALLSLDRSYLAVQGPPGTGKTHVGAHVVSALVREHGWRVGVVAQSHAAVENMLDAIVTAGVPAEQVGKSPKGEGERTWTELTSTGYAPFAAEHAAAGRGYVLGGTAWDLTNRTRIEAGQLDLVVVDEAGQLAIAPTIGVSTAGARLLLLGDPQQLPQVSQGTHPEPVDRSALGWLLGDAETIPDELGYFLAQTWRMHPALTAPVSRLAYDDRLRSREEVTTGRDLAGIAPGLHVVEVEHAGRTTESPEEAERVAQLVADLVGRPWTDGAGTRPLTPADVLVVAPYNHQVAALQDALARDHLEQARVGTVDSFQGQQAPVVIVSMSASSAHDISRGLGFLLDRHRLNVAVSRGQHAAFVVMSPVLADAAPRSSRELVTLGAFLGLLEARVGALV; encoded by the coding sequence ATGCAGATCATCCAGGTCCCCGGCACGTCGCCCGAGGTGCTGCTCTCGGCCAGCGACCTGCGCCGCGCCGCCGGGTGCGAGCACGCGCTGCTGGCCGACCTCGACGTCGCCCTGGACCGCCGACCGGCCCCCGAGCCGGTCGAGGACGAGGTGCTCGCCCGGGTCGCCGAGCTCGGTCACGCCCACGAGCAGCGGGTGCTGCGGGCGCTCGCGGCCGAGCGTCCTGGTGCGGTGCGCAGCGCGCCCCGGCCGGAGCCGACGCCCGAGGGCTACGCGGCCGCGCACGCCCAGACCCTGGCCTGGCTCGCCGACCCCGCGGTCGACCTCGTCGTCCAGGCGGTGATCGCCGAGCCCGGGTTCGTCGGGGTCGCCGACTTCCTGCTGCGCGGCGAGGACGGGCGGTGGGTGGTCTGCGACGCCAAGCTGGCCCGCCGGGAGAGCGTCGAGGCGCTGCTGCAGGTCGGCGCCTATGCCGACATCCTGCAGCGCGGCGGCGTCCCGGTGTCGCCGGTGCTGCGGCTCGTCCTCGGCGACGAGGACGCCCGGGAGACCCGCCTCGACGACGTGCTCCCGGTGGTGCGCGCCCGGCGGGCCCGGCTGAGCGAGCTCGTCACGACGCACCTGCAGGGTCCGGGCGCGGCCGACCTGCACGACGCGTCGGTCGCCGCGTGCCTGGTCTGCGACACCTGCCAGGCCCAGCTGCACGGCGAGGACGACGTGCTGCTCGTCGCCGGCGTGCACGCCGCGCAGCGGACCGCGCTGGCCGAGGTCGGCGTCGTCACGGTCGGCGACCTGGCCGCGCTGCCCCAGGACACCGTCGTGCCGGGCCTGCGAGCCCAGGTGCGGGACCGGCTGCGGGCGCAGGCGCGGCTGCAGCTGGCGGCGCGCGAGGCCGGCACGCTGACCCACGAGGTGGTCACCCCGGCCGCCCTGGCGCTGCCGACCCCCAGCCCGGGCGACGTCTTCTTCGACTTCGAGGCCGACCCGATGTGGCACGAGCCGGGCTCGCGCACCTGGGGCCTGGAGTACCTCTTCGGCTGCCTGACGCTCGAGCCGGACGGGAGCACCGCCTTCACCGCCTTCTGGGCGCACGACCGGCGGCAGGAGGGTGCGGCGCTGCGGGCCTTCCTCGACTGGCTGCAGCAGCGTCGGCGCCGCTGGCCCGACCTGCACGTCTACCACTACTCCGGCTACGAGCGCTCGGCCCTGCTGCGGCTGGCGGCGCGGCACGGTGAGGGCCAGGAGGAGGTCGACGGGCTGCTGCGCGACCGGGTCCTCGTCGATCTCTACGCCACGGTCAAGCAGTCTGTCCGGGTCGGGACCGGCTCGTACTCGATCAAGCAGCTCGAGCCGCTCTACATGGGCGACGAGCTGCGCGCCGCCGACGGGGTGACCGGCGGCGGCGACTCGATCGTCGAGTACCACCGCTACGTGCAGGCGCTGGTCGACGGCGACGCCGTGCTGGCCGCCGAGCGGCTGGAGGACATCCGTCAGTACAACGAGTACGACTGCCTCTCCACGCTGCGGCTGCGGGACTGGCTGCGCGCCCGCGCCGACGAGCACCAGGTCGCCGACCGTCCCGGCGGACAGGGCGAGGACCCGGACGCCGCGGTGGAGCCGCCGGCTGAGCGCACCGAGGAGCTGCTCGCCCTCGTCGGGGACGACCCCGCGCACGAGCGTAGCCCGCAGCAGCAGGCGGTGGCGATGCTCGCCGCGGCCGTCGGGTACCACCGCCGTGAGGACAAGCCGTACTGGTGGGGGCACTTCGACCGTCTCGGCTCCCCGGTCGAGGAGTGGGCGGCCGGCACCGACGTGCTGCGCGGCGACCGTGTCGAGCAGCTCACCGAGTGGGTGGCACCGACCCCGCGCAGCTCGCCGCGGCGCACCCTGCGCGTCGTCGGCGAGGACCGTGGGCTGTCCGGACGGGGGCTGGTCGCCGTCTACCACGACCCCCCGGCTGACGTGGCGCAGGAGGGCCAGGTCGGGGCCCACCGCGCGGTCCGGCTGCTGGCGCGCGAGGAGGTGATCGACCCGTCCGGCGCCGAGCTGGTGGCGGTCACCGTCGAGGAGAGCGCTCCGCGAGGCACCAGCGGCTACCCCGATCTGCCGGTCGGTCTCGGGCCGGACGCCCCGCCTCGGGCCGACAACATCGTGACCGCGATCAGCGACGTCGCCCAGCAGGTCCTGGACGCCCAGACGGGCGAGAGGACCACGCCGGCACCGCCGAACCACCGGGTGCCGCCGCACGAGCCGGTGCTGCCGCCCGGCCCGGCGCTGGACCTGCTGGCCCGCCGTGCGCCTCGGACGACGGCTCACCAGAGCGACGACGCGACCGCCGAGCTCCCCCGCACCGGTGACGACGTCGCCGACGTGCGGGACGCGCTGCTGTCCCTGGACCGCTCCTACCTGGCCGTGCAGGGCCCGCCCGGCACCGGCAAGACCCACGTCGGCGCGCACGTCGTGAGCGCCCTGGTCCGCGAGCACGGCTGGCGGGTCGGGGTCGTCGCGCAGAGCCACGCGGCGGTGGAGAACATGCTCGACGCGATCGTCACAGCGGGCGTCCCGGCGGAGCAGGTCGGCAAGTCACCCAAGGGCGAGGGCGAGCGCACCTGGACCGAGCTGACGTCGACCGGGTACGCACCCTTCGCCGCGGAGCACGCCGCTGCCGGACGCGGCTACGTGCTCGGCGGCACCGCCTGGGACCTCACCAACCGCACCCGGATCGAGGCCGGACAGCTCGACCTCGTGGTCGTCGACGAGGCCGGTCAGCTGGCGATCGCGCCGACGATCGGGGTCTCCACCGCCGGTGCCCGGCTGCTGCTGCTCGGCGACCCGCAGCAGCTGCCCCAGGTCTCCCAGGGCACCCACCCGGAGCCGGTGGACCGTTCCGCGCTCGGTTGGCTGCTCGGCGACGCCGAGACGATCCCCGACGAGCTCGGCTACTTCCTCGCGCAGACCTGGCGGATGCACCCCGCGCTCACCGCACCGGTCTCCCGGCTCGCCTACGACGATCGGCTGCGCTCCCGCGAGGAGGTGACCACCGGCCGCGACCTCGCCGGGATCGCCCCGGGCCTGCACGTCGTCGAGGTCGAGCACGCCGGGCGCACCACCGAGTCGCCCGAGGAGGCCGAGCGGGTGGCGCAGCTGGTGGCGGACCTGGTGGGCCGGCCCTGGACCGACGGTGCGGGCACCCGCCCGCTGACCCCGGCGGACGTCCTCGTCGTCGCCCCCTACAACCACCAGGTGGCCGCGCTGCAGGACGCCCTGGCCCGGGACCATCTGGAGCAGGCCAGGGTCGGCACCGTCGACTCCTTCCAGGGGCAGCAGGCGCCGGTGGTCATCGTCTCGATGTCCGCCTCGTCGGCGCACGACATCAGCCGCGGCCTGGGCTTCCTGCTCGACCGGCACCGGCTCAACGTCGCCGTCTCGCGCGGGCAGCACGCCGCCTTCGTCGTGATGTCACCGGTGCTCGCCGACGCCGCCCCGCGCAGCAGCCGCGAGCTGGTCACCCTCGGTGCCTTCCTCGGGCTGCTCGAGGCCCGGGTCGGCGCCCTGGTCTGA
- a CDS encoding Nramp family divalent metal transporter, with protein MSSGTEQQPAARWSLVGPGIIVAATGVGAIDLVATLVAGSSYGYGLFWCVLAGCLMKIVLVEGAGRYSLASGRTIFEGWSSLGRWTHVYFVPYIVIWGFVYGAAAMAGTGLPLHSLFPVLPVEAWGILAGLAGAALVWLGRYGIFEKVCAALVGLMFVTMVGAAVMTVPNLGDIVAGLRPWVPDDGLVTVLALAGGVGGTITLAAYGYWLREKGWATPSFMRVMRIDNVVAYTITGVFVAATLVVGAELLYSAQIAIADGDEGLLDLSEVLAERYGEWSGTVFLVGFFAAAMSSLLGVWNGVSLMFADLVGHLRGLDADAPERRIGGRWYRAYILWLTFPPMIMLFLGRPVWLILAYGVLGSLFMPFLAITLLWLLNTDRVPQRWRNRWWTNLALVLCAAVFAWLAVTELVETVRGAFD; from the coding sequence ATGAGCAGCGGGACCGAGCAGCAGCCGGCCGCCCGGTGGTCGCTCGTCGGCCCCGGGATCATCGTCGCGGCCACCGGGGTCGGCGCGATCGACCTCGTGGCCACCCTCGTCGCCGGCAGCTCCTACGGCTACGGGCTCTTCTGGTGCGTGCTGGCCGGGTGCCTGATGAAGATCGTGCTCGTCGAGGGCGCCGGTCGCTACTCGCTGGCGTCGGGCCGCACGATCTTCGAGGGCTGGAGCAGCCTGGGGCGCTGGACCCACGTCTACTTCGTGCCGTACATCGTCATCTGGGGGTTCGTCTACGGGGCGGCGGCGATGGCCGGGACCGGCCTGCCGCTGCACTCGCTCTTCCCGGTGCTGCCGGTGGAGGCGTGGGGCATCCTCGCCGGCCTGGCCGGGGCCGCGCTGGTGTGGCTCGGCCGGTACGGGATCTTCGAGAAGGTCTGCGCCGCGCTCGTCGGGCTGATGTTCGTCACGATGGTCGGCGCCGCCGTCATGACCGTGCCCAACCTCGGGGACATCGTCGCCGGGCTGCGCCCGTGGGTGCCCGACGACGGGCTGGTCACCGTGCTCGCGCTGGCCGGCGGGGTCGGCGGCACCATCACGCTGGCCGCCTACGGCTACTGGCTGCGGGAGAAGGGGTGGGCCACGCCCTCCTTCATGCGGGTGATGCGGATCGACAACGTCGTCGCCTACACGATCACCGGGGTCTTCGTCGCGGCCACCCTGGTGGTCGGTGCGGAGCTGCTCTACTCCGCGCAGATCGCCATCGCCGACGGCGACGAGGGGCTGCTCGATCTCTCCGAGGTGCTCGCCGAACGCTACGGCGAGTGGTCCGGCACGGTCTTCCTCGTCGGCTTCTTCGCGGCGGCCATGTCCAGCCTGCTCGGGGTGTGGAACGGGGTCTCGCTGATGTTCGCCGACCTCGTCGGGCACCTGCGCGGCCTGGATGCGGACGCGCCCGAGCGTCGCATCGGCGGACGCTGGTACCGCGCCTACATCCTGTGGCTGACCTTCCCGCCGATGATCATGCTCTTCCTCGGCCGGCCGGTCTGGCTCATCCTCGCCTACGGGGTGCTCGGCTCGCTCTTCATGCCCTTCCTGGCCATCACCCTGCTGTGGTTGCTCAACACCGACCGGGTGCCGCAGCGCTGGCGCAACCGGTGGTGGACCAACCTCGCGCTCGTGCTGTGCGCGGCGGTCTTCGCCTGGCTCGCGGTCACCGAGCTCGTCGAGACCGTCCGGGGCGCCTTCGACTGA
- a CDS encoding universal stress protein, translating into MTQPASTSRPLVVGYDGSDGAEKAVRWAAAAAAHAGAPLVVLHAADRIQYAHDAGVGIWDPTKALESSRKAAEAGARIAREQASGLEATARGSLLGPRQALDEASAGAAGVVVGTRGLGRVRSTLLGATAYGVTGHARCPVTVVPSSARLPGPDAPVVVGVDGSVSAERAAESGAQQAAAWGARLHLMTCWKKADKDPWGIDPAGFDSEEDAARAFEEAALKIADEAKSRVVEQHPDLEVTTSAPSGRADEALLDASSEAGLLVVGTRGGGGWLSSEHGSTSRNLLHLSKVAVQIVP; encoded by the coding sequence ATGACCCAGCCCGCTTCCACGAGCCGACCGCTGGTCGTCGGCTACGACGGCTCCGACGGCGCCGAGAAGGCCGTCCGTTGGGCGGCCGCGGCCGCCGCCCACGCCGGCGCCCCGCTGGTCGTGCTGCACGCCGCCGACAGGATCCAGTACGCCCACGACGCCGGTGTCGGCATCTGGGACCCCACCAAGGCCCTGGAGAGCTCGCGCAAGGCGGCCGAGGCCGGTGCGCGGATCGCCCGCGAGCAGGCGTCGGGCCTGGAGGCCACCGCCCGCGGCTCCCTGCTCGGCCCCCGCCAGGCCCTCGACGAGGCCTCCGCCGGCGCGGCCGGCGTGGTGGTCGGCACCCGCGGCCTGGGCCGGGTGCGCAGCACCCTGCTCGGCGCCACCGCCTACGGGGTCACCGGTCACGCCCGCTGCCCGGTCACGGTCGTGCCCTCCTCGGCCCGGCTGCCCGGACCGGACGCTCCGGTCGTCGTCGGTGTCGACGGCTCGGTCTCGGCCGAGCGAGCCGCCGAGTCCGGCGCCCAGCAGGCGGCCGCCTGGGGAGCCCGGCTGCACCTCATGACCTGCTGGAAGAAGGCGGACAAGGACCCGTGGGGTATCGACCCCGCCGGCTTCGACAGCGAGGAGGACGCGGCCAGAGCCTTCGAGGAGGCCGCGCTGAAGATCGCCGACGAGGCCAAGTCCCGCGTCGTCGAGCAGCACCCGGACCTGGAGGTGACCACCAGCGCCCCCTCGGGCCGCGCGGACGAGGCTCTGCTCGACGCCAGCTCCGAGGCCGGGCTGCTCGTCGTCGGCACCCGCGGCGGTGGCGGCTGGCTCTCCTCCGAGCACGGCTCCACCTCCCGGAACCTGCTGCACCTGAGCAAGGTGGCCGTCCAGATCGTCCCCTGA
- a CDS encoding VOC family protein — MSLRWYTVVVDATDIASLGRWWAETLGWSIVYEDEHEVAVAADPDAEERVIEDLPTWLAQRPALVFVPVPEAKGVKNRLHIDLAPHTSQERVAEIAALLERGATRVDVGQSADVTWDVLADPEGNEFCVLSTRDR; from the coding sequence ATGAGCCTGCGCTGGTACACCGTGGTCGTCGACGCCACCGACATCGCCTCGCTCGGCCGGTGGTGGGCCGAGACCCTGGGGTGGAGCATCGTCTACGAGGACGAGCACGAGGTGGCCGTCGCCGCGGACCCCGACGCCGAGGAGCGGGTGATCGAGGACCTGCCGACGTGGCTGGCTCAGCGACCGGCGCTGGTCTTCGTCCCCGTCCCCGAGGCGAAGGGCGTGAAGAACCGGCTGCACATCGACCTCGCCCCGCACACCAGCCAGGAGCGCGTCGCCGAGATCGCCGCGCTGCTCGAGCGCGGAGCGACCCGCGTCGATGTCGGGCAGAGCGCCGACGTCACGTGGGACGTGCTGGCCGACCCCGAGGGCAACGAGTTCTGCGTGCTCTCCACCCGCGACCGGTGA